The genomic DNA GCAGGCTTCGTAGTGGGAAAACGCCATGGTGTACGTGGCGCGGCCCTGGGTGGCCGAGCGCAGGGCGGTGGCGTAACCGAACATCTGGGCGAGGGAGACCTGGGCGCGGACGATCTGGGCGGTGCCGCCGCGCTCCTCCATGCCGCCGACCCGGCCGCCCCGCCCGTTCAAATCGCCGATGACGGCGCCGGTGAATTCCTCGGGGGTGGCGACCTCGACCGCCATGACGGGCTCGAGGAGCTGCCCCCCGGCCGCGCGGCAGGCCTCGCCGAAGGCATTTCCGGCGGCGATGCCGAAGGCGGCCTCGGTGCCCCGCTCGTCGGTATGGGCCTCGATGAGCTCGACCCGGATGTCGGTCATCTCGTAGCCGGCGAGGTAGCCGCTGCTGGAAGCCGCGCGGAGGGCCGCCTCGGCGGAGGCGATGAGGTGGGCGGGGGCCGCGCCCGCGGGCACGCTGTTTTCGAGGGTGACGCCGGCCCCCGGGGCGGGCGAGACGCGAAGCCGAATGCGGGCGAACTGGGGCTTGCCCCCGAGTTCACGGTCGAAGACGGCCTCGGCCTCGGCGGCCTTTTTGATCGTCTCGCGGTAGACGACGCGGGGCCTTCCGATGCGGACGGGCACGCCGAACTCATCGAGGATGCGCCGGGCCAGCACGTCGAGGTGCAGCTCGCCCATCCCGCTCATGACGATCTGGCCGCTCCCCTCGTCGCGGGTGGCGTGAAAGGTCGGGTCCTCGGCTTCGAGCTTGTCGAGGGTTTCGCCCAGCTTTTTCGCGCCGGTGGCGTCGCGCGGTTCGATGGCGACCGAGATCACGGGCGGGGCCGCGGAGATGGACTCGAAGAGGATGGGATCTTTTTCGGTGCAGAGGGTATCGCCCGTGGCGGCGCCCTTGAGCCCCGCGGCGGCCACGATGTCCCCCGCCCCGATGGCCTCGATGCGCTCCCTTTTGTGGGAATACATGCGGAAGAGGCGGGCGAGGCGCTCGCTCGCGCCGCGGGCGGGGTTCCAGACGGAATCGCCCACCTTGGCCTGCCCGCTGTAGACGCGCAGGTAGGTGAGGCGCCTTCCCTCGTCGATCTGGACCTTGAAGACGAGAGCGGCGAAGGGAGCGTCCGCCTCGGCCGGGCGGACGGCCTCGCCGCCGCCCTTCTCCTCGGGCAGGCGCCCCACGGCGGACGGGACATCGAGGGGAGAGGGCAGATAGTCCACCACGGCGTCGAGGAGGGGCTGCACCCCGCGGTTCCTCAGCGAGGAGCCGCAAAAGACCGGGGTGAGCGCCCCCGCGAGGGTCCCTTTGCGGAGGGCGCGCTTGAGCATCGCCTCGCTCACCTCGCCGCCCTCGAGATAGGCGGCCATGAGTGCTTCGTCGAAATCGGCGGCCGCCTCGATGAGCGCATCGCGCAGGGCGGCGGCGCGTTCCTTGAGCGCCCCCTCGGCGGGGCGGCGCGAAAGCGACCGGCCCTCGTCCGCATCGCTCCAGGTGAGGTAATCGCCGGTGAGCACGTCCACCTGCCCCGTGTAGGCGCTCCCCTCCCCGTCGGGCCATTGCATGAGGACGGGCCGGGCGCCCAGCTTCTCGCGCATCATCCCGATCGTGCGCTCGAAGTCCGCCCCGAGCCGGTCGAGCTTGTTGATGAAGGTGAGGCGGGGGACGCGGAACTTCTCGGCCTGATGCCAGACGGTCTCGCTCTGGGGCTCGACCCCCTCTACCGCGCTGAAGATGGCGATCGCCCCGTCGAGGACGCGGAGGCTGCGCTCGACCTCGATGGTGAAATCCACATGGCCGGGGGTGTCGATGAGGGTGATTTCGTAATCGCCCCAGAGGCAGGTGATGGCGGCCGCGGTGATCGAGATGCCGCGCTCCCGCTCCTGGGCCATCCAGTCGGTGGTGGCCTGGCCTTCGTCCACTTCACCGATGCGGTGGACGGTGCCGCTGTAGAAGAGTATCCGCTCGGTGGTGGTCGTTTTTCCGGCGTCGATGTGGGAGATGATGCCAAAGTTGCGGCGCATCTCCAGCGGGGGGCGCTTCATCGTCTACCTCACGGGGCTGGATTCACAGGATACGCCCGTAAAGGGTACTGCGAAGCGCGGCGGCAGGGAAGCGGGGGATGCCCAGGCGGTGCAGATGCGGCCCTCCAGACGTGGGGGGCCCGCCGGATCAAAGCGGCCCCCCCACAGAGTGGAGGGGCCGCACAGGAGAACCTCTTTATGCCGGCTGCCGGTTTAGAGCGCCGGACTCACAATCCGCCAGACCTGGGCCACGAGGAAGGTAAGGAGAATTCCCATGGCAACCGGAAGCAGCGAGGCGACCACCGTCCACTTTCCGCTGCGCGTTTCCCTCCAGATGGTGTAGATGGTCGTCGAGCACGGGTTGTGCACCAGGCTGAAGAGCATCAGGTTTACCGCCATCAGCAGATTCCAGCCACCGGCCTTCAGAAGCGAAGCCGTGGCCGCCTCGGAGTCGAGCTCGAACATGACGCCCGCGCCCTCTCCCATGCCCGGAATGCCCTTCGCCAGAACCGTCAGCATCAGGATGGTCGGAATCACGATCTCGTTCGCGGGGATGGCGACGATATAGGCCAGCAAAATGACCCCGCTCAGCCCGATCAGGAAAGCGAACGGATCGAGCCAGCCGATGAGCACCCCGGCCAGGCTGGTGCCGCCGGCCGGAATGTTCGAGATGAGCCAGATGGCCGCACCGGCCGGTGCCGCGAAAATCACCGCCCGCCAGAGCACATAGATCGTCCGGTCAATCAGCGAGGTGTAGAGCGTCCGCAGGACCCGCGGCGGCCGGTAGGGCGGCAGCTCGAGGCTGAAGGTGGACACCTCTCCCCGGAGGATGGTGCGCGAGAGCAGCCAGGATGCCAGGAACGTGAACACCACCCCCAGCAAGGCGATGGACACCACCGCCAGCGCCGATACCAGGCCCGCCAGATAGGAGGGCACCAGGGCGCCGATGAAGATCGCCGCAATCAGGATCTGGGTCGGCCATCTTCCGTTGCAGAGAGCGAAGTTGTTCGTGATGATCGCAATCAGCCGCTCGCGGGGGCTCTCGATGATCCGCGTGGCGATGACGCCCGCGGCGTTGCATCCGAAGCCCATCGCCATGGTCAGCGCCTGCTTTCCGTGCGCGCCCGCCTTTTTGAACAGATAATCAAGGTTGAACGCCACGCGCGGCAGATAGCCGAAATCCTCCATCAGCGTGAAGAGCGGGAAGAAGATCGCCATCGGGGGGAGCATGACGGCGATCACCCAGGCGGTGGCCAGATACACCCCGTCGATCAGGAACCCGCCCAGCCACCAGGGAACTCCCATGGCTGCGGCCGCCCCCTTGAGCATCGGATGGACGGTGTCGAGCAAAAACGAGGCCAGCATCGCCGAGGGCACGTTGGCGCCGGCGATGGTGGTCCAAAAAACCGCCGTCAAAAGAAGAACCATGATCGGGAAGCCCCACAGCCGGCTCGTCACCAGCCGGTCGAGAGTGCGGTCAAAATCGAAGCGGGGCTTCTCTCCGCTCCGCCGCACGGCGCGGTCTGCCACCTTCGCCGCCTCGGTGTAGATGGTTTCCGTGAGTACCTCATGGAATTCGGCCCCCAGCTGCCAGCGCAGATGGGACACTTTCGACAAAAGCGACTCGGCTCGGCGGACGCTCTCCACTGTCGCCGGGACCGCATCCTGTTCGGCGCTCCGTGCCTCCATGGCCTGGATGTCGCCGAGCTCCCCCGTGCGGATCGCCTCGGTGATGCGGGCATCGCCATCGAGGAGCCGCAGGGCGGCCCACTGGGCATTCGGCAACTTGGGAAAGAGCGTCTCCAGCTGTCTGCTCACACGGCCGACCGCGCTCTTCAGGGCCGGCGACTGCCCGCCCACCCGGCGCGGTTTGCAGACGAACTCCCCGTTCGCCACCTCGGAGATGGCTTGGTTCA from bacterium includes the following:
- the fusA gene encoding elongation factor G → MKRPPLEMRRNFGIISHIDAGKTTTTERILFYSGTVHRIGEVDEGQATTDWMAQERERGISITAAAITCLWGDYEITLIDTPGHVDFTIEVERSLRVLDGAIAIFSAVEGVEPQSETVWHQAEKFRVPRLTFINKLDRLGADFERTIGMMREKLGARPVLMQWPDGEGSAYTGQVDVLTGDYLTWSDADEGRSLSRRPAEGALKERAAALRDALIEAAADFDEALMAAYLEGGEVSEAMLKRALRKGTLAGALTPVFCGSSLRNRGVQPLLDAVVDYLPSPLDVPSAVGRLPEEKGGGEAVRPAEADAPFAALVFKVQIDEGRRLTYLRVYSGQAKVGDSVWNPARGASERLARLFRMYSHKRERIEAIGAGDIVAAAGLKGAATGDTLCTEKDPILFESISAAPPVISVAIEPRDATGAKKLGETLDKLEAEDPTFHATRDEGSGQIVMSGMGELHLDVLARRILDEFGVPVRIGRPRVVYRETIKKAAEAEAVFDRELGGKPQFARIRLRVSPAPGAGVTLENSVPAGAAPAHLIASAEAALRAASSSGYLAGYEMTDIRVELIEAHTDERGTEAAFGIAAGNAFGEACRAAGGQLLEPVMAVEVATPEEFTGAVIGDLNGRGGRVGGMEERGGTAQIVRAQVSLAQMFGYATALRSATQGRATYTMAFSHYEACEMAGG
- the feoB gene encoding ferrous iron transport protein B, which translates into the protein MSQVVSEACAACPVHNAANLVKLGVNMQNWDYVVALAGNPNTGKSTVFNALTGLRQHTGNWPGKTVTRAEGGFTFGGHRYKLVDLPGTYSLLSTSHDEDIARDFILFGQPDVTVIVADANRLERNLNLVLQVLEITDRAVVCLNLMDEAKRHGLEVDERRLSRDLGVPVVATSARYGEGMDRLNQAISEVANGEFVCKPRRVGGQSPALKSAVGRVSRQLETLFPKLPNAQWAALRLLDGDARITEAIRTGELGDIQAMEARSAEQDAVPATVESVRRAESLLSKVSHLRWQLGAEFHEVLTETIYTEAAKVADRAVRRSGEKPRFDFDRTLDRLVTSRLWGFPIMVLLLTAVFWTTIAGANVPSAMLASFLLDTVHPMLKGAAAAMGVPWWLGGFLIDGVYLATAWVIAVMLPPMAIFFPLFTLMEDFGYLPRVAFNLDYLFKKAGAHGKQALTMAMGFGCNAAGVIATRIIESPRERLIAIITNNFALCNGRWPTQILIAAIFIGALVPSYLAGLVSALAVVSIALLGVVFTFLASWLLSRTILRGEVSTFSLELPPYRPPRVLRTLYTSLIDRTIYVLWRAVIFAAPAGAAIWLISNIPAGGTSLAGVLIGWLDPFAFLIGLSGVILLAYIVAIPANEIVIPTILMLTVLAKGIPGMGEGAGVMFELDSEAATASLLKAGGWNLLMAVNLMLFSLVHNPCSTTIYTIWRETRSGKWTVVASLLPVAMGILLTFLVAQVWRIVSPAL